A genomic region of Sphingobium sp. HWE2-09 contains the following coding sequences:
- the flgG gene encoding flagellar basal-body rod protein FlgG: protein MSNAALHVARTGLDAQNTKMRVIANNLANVNTTGFKKDRADFETLAYQQIVAAGSNSDSENKFATGLNLGSGVALQGTSKINTQGTLNQTNNVLDMAVEGSGYFQVQQADGSTAYTRAGNFSVTAEGTIVTSDGLPLIPQITVPQGATSVTIGNDGTVSATLQGESEPSQLGQIELASFMNPAGLISAGGNLLTESAASGTPQVGVAGLEGRGVIRSGYLETSNVNIVEELVDMIETQRAYEVNSKMIKATDEMLQYVNQNI, encoded by the coding sequence ATGAGCAACGCCGCCCTTCATGTCGCCCGCACTGGCCTTGACGCGCAGAACACGAAGATGCGCGTCATCGCCAACAACCTGGCGAACGTCAACACGACCGGTTTCAAGAAGGACCGCGCCGATTTCGAGACGCTGGCCTATCAGCAGATCGTCGCTGCGGGGTCCAATTCGGATAGCGAGAACAAGTTCGCCACCGGCCTCAATCTCGGCTCGGGCGTCGCGCTGCAGGGTACGAGCAAGATCAATACCCAGGGCACGCTGAACCAGACCAACAACGTGCTGGACATGGCGGTCGAGGGATCGGGCTATTTCCAGGTGCAGCAGGCGGACGGTTCGACCGCCTATACCCGCGCGGGCAATTTCAGTGTCACCGCCGAAGGGACGATCGTCACCAGCGACGGCCTGCCGCTGATCCCGCAGATCACCGTGCCGCAGGGCGCGACGTCGGTCACGATCGGCAATGACGGCACCGTATCGGCGACATTGCAGGGCGAAAGCGAACCCAGCCAGTTGGGACAGATCGAACTGGCGAGCTTCATGAACCCGGCGGGCCTGATTTCGGCCGGCGGCAACCTGCTGACCGAAAGCGCCGCCAGCGGCACGCCGCAGGTCGGCGTCGCGGGGCTGGAAGGCCGCGGGGTCATCCGGTCTGGCTATCTGGAAACGTCGAACGTCAACATCGTGGAAGAGCTGGTCGACATGATCGAGACGCAGCGCGCCTATGAGGTCAACAGCAAGATGATCAAGGCGACCGACGAGATGCTCCAGTACGTCAACCAGAATATCTGA
- a CDS encoding flagellar basal body P-ring protein FlgI, whose translation MRRLFRLLLPLFAVLAVPAHAERVKDLGTFQGVRPNQLTGYGIVVGLAGTGDDSIEYATQGMKGVVSRFGLTLPQGVNPALKNAAAVLVTADLPAFAKPGQRLDVTVSALGKAKSLRGGTLILTPLRGADNEIYGMAQGNLAVGGLGVSGADGSQVSVNIPSAGRIPGGATVERAVATGFDTAPTLTFNLAEADLTTALRVADGINSAFGDRRAHAMDAVSIAIDALPGAQDRIMMMGMIENIEISPADAPAKVIVNARTGTVVINGAVKIHPAAVAHGKLTVSVNESPRVVQPAPFSQGQTSTEQSTSISIDEQKKPMINFKGGASLADIVKAVNAIGASPADMVAILEALKQAGAMKAELVVL comes from the coding sequence ATGCGCCGTCTGTTTCGCCTGCTCCTGCCGCTGTTCGCGGTGCTGGCCGTTCCGGCGCACGCCGAACGGGTCAAGGATCTGGGCACGTTCCAGGGGGTTCGTCCCAACCAGCTGACCGGATATGGTATCGTCGTGGGCCTGGCGGGTACGGGCGACGACAGCATCGAATATGCGACGCAGGGCATGAAGGGCGTGGTGTCGCGCTTTGGCCTGACCCTGCCGCAGGGCGTCAATCCGGCGCTCAAAAATGCGGCGGCGGTGCTGGTCACCGCCGACCTGCCCGCCTTCGCCAAGCCCGGCCAGCGACTGGACGTGACCGTGTCGGCGCTGGGCAAGGCCAAGTCGCTGCGCGGCGGCACGCTGATCCTGACGCCGCTGCGCGGTGCGGATAACGAGATTTACGGCATGGCGCAGGGCAATCTGGCCGTCGGCGGCCTGGGCGTATCCGGCGCGGACGGCAGCCAGGTGTCGGTCAACATTCCGTCGGCCGGACGCATTCCGGGCGGCGCGACGGTGGAACGCGCGGTCGCGACCGGGTTCGACACCGCGCCGACGCTGACATTCAACCTCGCCGAAGCGGACCTGACCACGGCTTTGCGTGTCGCAGACGGCATCAACAGCGCCTTTGGCGATCGCCGCGCCCACGCGATGGACGCCGTATCGATCGCGATCGACGCCCTGCCCGGCGCGCAGGACCGCATCATGATGATGGGAATGATCGAGAATATCGAGATTTCGCCCGCCGACGCGCCGGCCAAGGTGATCGTCAACGCCCGCACCGGCACGGTCGTGATCAACGGCGCGGTGAAGATCCATCCGGCCGCCGTCGCGCATGGCAAATTGACCGTGAGTGTCAACGAAAGCCCGCGCGTCGTGCAGCCTGCACCCTTCAGCCAGGGCCAGACCTCGACCGAGCAATCGACCAGCATCAGCATCGACGAGCAGAAGAAACCGATGATTAATTTTAAAGGTGGAGCCTCGCTGGCCGATATAGTCAAGGCGGTCAATGCGATCGGGGCATCCCCGGCTGACATGGTCGCGATCCTCGAAGCCTTGAAACAGGCGGGCGCGATGAAAGCCGAACTGGTGGTGCTGTGA
- a CDS encoding flagellar basal body L-ring protein FlgH has protein sequence MRPTLATMTAVALIALAASPLDAAKQKKRDIERDFYAPTVIAQPVAPQANGSIFQTSVGYTPLTSGARATSVGDIITIVLVERTQASKTTSADTARNGSVGITPPSTGILSKLFSASDVSAGGQNSFTGKGNASQSNALSGEITVTIAAAYPNGTMLVKGEKALTLNRGDEYIQISGLVRQADIAPDNRIASTRVADAKIIYKGKGEIANASRQGWLQRFFSAVSPF, from the coding sequence ATGCGCCCCACCCTTGCCACCATGACCGCCGTCGCGCTGATCGCGCTGGCCGCTTCGCCGCTCGACGCCGCCAAGCAGAAGAAGCGCGACATCGAGCGCGATTTCTATGCGCCGACCGTGATCGCACAGCCGGTCGCCCCGCAGGCGAACGGATCGATCTTCCAGACCTCCGTCGGCTATACGCCGCTGACCAGCGGCGCGCGCGCCACCAGCGTGGGCGACATCATCACCATCGTGCTGGTCGAACGGACGCAGGCGAGCAAGACCACGAGCGCGGACACGGCGCGCAACGGATCGGTCGGCATCACGCCGCCGAGCACCGGCATCCTGTCCAAGCTGTTTTCTGCCAGCGACGTATCGGCCGGCGGCCAGAACAGCTTCACCGGCAAGGGCAATGCCAGCCAGTCCAACGCGCTGAGCGGCGAGATCACCGTCACGATCGCGGCGGCCTACCCCAACGGCACGATGCTGGTGAAGGGGGAAAAGGCGCTGACGCTCAATCGCGGCGACGAATATATCCAGATCAGCGGCCTCGTCCGCCAAGCCGATATCGCGCCCGACAATCGCATCGCATCGACCCGCGTCGCCGACGCCAAGATCATCTACAAGGGGAAGGGCGAAATCGCCAATGCCAGCCGACAGGGCTGGTTGCAGCGCTTCTTCTCCGCGGTCAGTCCTTTCTGA
- a CDS encoding flagellar basal body rod protein FlgF, whose amino-acid sequence MDRLVNTALTAMRGAMARQTAVANNLANVNTVGFRAEIANAETRWIKGSTFDTRAQASEQVIAADMAQGAVTETGNPLDVAMNGDALLAVQGADGSEAYTRRGDLKVTDSGLLTTGDGLAVLGEGGPIVLPQMDSVSIAKDGSIWGVPQGGDPANPQQVDKLKLVNAAGSSIAKGTDDLFREVNGGALPSDPLATVTSGSVEGSNVNATQALVQMIEASRAWETQVKMIDTAKQMDDGGASLMRLDG is encoded by the coding sequence ATGGATCGGCTCGTCAACACGGCACTGACCGCGATGCGCGGCGCGATGGCGCGGCAGACGGCGGTCGCGAACAACCTCGCGAACGTCAACACTGTCGGCTTTCGCGCCGAAATCGCCAATGCCGAAACGCGCTGGATCAAGGGCAGCACCTTCGACACCCGCGCCCAGGCGTCGGAACAGGTGATCGCGGCCGACATGGCGCAGGGCGCGGTCACCGAAACCGGCAATCCGCTGGACGTAGCGATGAACGGCGACGCCTTGCTCGCCGTGCAGGGCGCCGACGGTAGCGAAGCCTATACGCGCCGCGGCGACCTCAAAGTCACCGACAGCGGCCTGCTGACCACCGGCGACGGCCTGGCCGTGCTGGGCGAAGGCGGGCCGATCGTCCTGCCGCAGATGGACAGCGTGTCGATCGCCAAGGATGGCAGCATCTGGGGCGTGCCGCAGGGCGGCGACCCGGCCAATCCGCAGCAGGTGGACAAGCTGAAGCTGGTCAATGCGGCCGGTTCCAGCATCGCGAAGGGCACCGACGATCTGTTCCGCGAAGTCAATGGCGGCGCGCTGCCGTCCGATCCGCTGGCGACCGTCACGTCGGGTTCGGTCGAAGGATCGAACGTCAATGCAACGCAGGCGCTGGTCCAGATGATCGAAGCCAGCCGCGCCTGGGAAACCCAGGTCAAGATGATCGATACCGCCAAGCAGATGGATGACGGCGGCGCGTCGCTGATGCGGCTCGATGGTTAA
- a CDS encoding rod-binding protein, with translation MQVTTTQSPTTASAGQSNKASLQKVAQQFEAVFLRQMIGAMRSASLAEGIDNSAATQQFRDMADSRTADAMASKGAMGIAELLLKQFGDRVSDTPPAADATAKAPTQ, from the coding sequence ATGCAGGTAACGACGACACAATCCCCCACCACGGCCAGCGCCGGACAGTCGAACAAGGCGTCGCTGCAAAAGGTGGCGCAGCAGTTCGAGGCGGTATTCCTGCGCCAGATGATCGGCGCGATGCGCTCTGCCAGTCTGGCGGAGGGCATTGACAATTCGGCGGCCACCCAGCAGTTTCGCGACATGGCCGATTCCCGCACCGCCGACGCGATGGCGAGCAAGGGCGCGATGGGCATCGCCGAACTGCTGCTGAAGCAATTTGGCGACCGGGTGAGCGATACGCCGCCTGCCGCTGATGCCACGGCCAAGGCGCCGACCCAGTGA
- a CDS encoding flagellar hook-basal body complex protein — protein MSFYISLSGLKASQTDLSTISNNVANVSSTAFKKSKAQFGDIFAAAPMQTTSQVAGQGVRVQGVAQQFTQGTLETTDKTLDLAITGEGYFTVKGEDGNVSYTRNGAFAVDDNRFAVDTTGARIQVFAVDATTGATTVDPNTATPANLVDLQIPTNNASANNAQLTSVGVDKKGLVSAVYADGSTVYLGQVAMAAFNSQEGLRQEGDAHWTSTVASGSPILGTANQGMFGAVNSGMLERSNVDITDELVNLIAAQRNFQANSKAIEAANTLTTTIVNLRT, from the coding sequence ATGTCCTTCTATATCTCCCTGTCGGGTCTGAAAGCATCGCAGACCGACCTTTCGACCATTTCCAACAACGTCGCCAACGTCAGCAGCACCGCGTTCAAGAAGAGCAAGGCGCAGTTCGGCGACATCTTCGCCGCTGCGCCGATGCAGACCACCAGCCAGGTCGCAGGCCAGGGCGTGCGCGTGCAGGGCGTCGCCCAGCAGTTTACGCAGGGCACACTGGAAACCACCGACAAGACGCTGGACCTGGCGATCACCGGCGAAGGCTATTTCACGGTCAAGGGCGAAGACGGCAATGTCAGCTACACCCGCAACGGCGCCTTTGCGGTCGATGACAATCGCTTTGCCGTCGACACGACCGGCGCGCGCATCCAGGTGTTCGCCGTGGACGCGACGACCGGCGCAACGACGGTCGATCCGAACACCGCCACCCCGGCAAACCTGGTCGACCTGCAGATCCCGACCAACAACGCGTCGGCCAACAACGCCCAGCTGACCAGCGTCGGCGTCGACAAGAAGGGTCTTGTTTCGGCGGTCTATGCCGATGGCAGCACCGTCTATCTGGGCCAAGTCGCGATGGCCGCCTTCAACAGCCAGGAAGGCCTGCGCCAGGAAGGCGACGCGCATTGGACATCGACCGTCGCCAGCGGATCGCCGATCCTGGGCACCGCCAATCAGGGCATGTTCGGTGCGGTCAACAGCGGCATGCTGGAACGCTCCAACGTCGATATCACCGACGAACTGGTGAACCTGATCGCGGCGCAGCGCAATTTCCAGGCGAACAGCAAGGCGATCGAGGCGGCGAACACGCTGACCACGACCATCGTCAACCTGCGCACCTAA
- the flgK gene encoding flagellar hook-associated protein FlgK has product MSDLFIIGASGTKAYRSAMAAVGENIANASTAGYARRSVTTIESGSSTATMATYISRANFGGTQVAGVNRASDPYLDATVRNTGMALGSATARLRWLKDSETALNDTGTGVGQLMTGMFQNMEKLAASPTDTSLRVTTLDSISRVAQSFNQTSADLKTVSSGIATEAQSSVSTINRSLNDLADINNSLLRAQPGTSSYAQLLDSRDSALQTLSENLNVTVSFGAHDSAQISFGGQTLVSGNSATNLSMAANDDGTLSLSLADGTALAAPANGTLGGLFSAAGTVADQRSSLDTLAAQFVTDVNAWHAQGQTDAGAQGGALLAGTTAATMSALVTDPAQLALKSSDGTIANGNLLNVNSVLRGNGSVEQNWTALVASQATRVASTQAEYDTASSRNDQAVAAREAVSGVDLDMEAADLLRIQQAYSASAKIIQVAKETIDAIMNII; this is encoded by the coding sequence GTGAGCGATCTGTTCATCATCGGCGCGTCGGGCACCAAGGCCTATCGTTCGGCGATGGCGGCGGTCGGCGAAAATATCGCCAATGCCAGCACCGCAGGCTATGCGCGCCGGTCGGTGACGACGATCGAATCCGGATCGTCCACCGCGACGATGGCGACCTATATTTCCCGCGCGAATTTCGGCGGGACGCAGGTGGCGGGCGTCAATCGTGCGTCCGATCCCTATCTCGACGCGACGGTCCGCAACACGGGCATGGCGCTGGGCAGTGCCACCGCGCGCCTGCGCTGGCTCAAGGATTCGGAAACCGCGCTCAACGATACCGGCACTGGCGTGGGCCAATTGATGACCGGCATGTTCCAGAATATGGAAAAGCTGGCGGCCAGCCCCACCGACACGTCGCTGCGCGTCACCACGCTCGACAGCATCAGCCGGGTGGCCCAGTCGTTCAACCAGACATCGGCCGACCTTAAGACCGTATCGAGCGGTATCGCGACCGAAGCGCAGTCGTCGGTGAGCACGATCAACCGGTCGCTCAACGACTTGGCGGACATCAACAACAGCCTGCTGCGCGCGCAGCCCGGCACGTCATCCTATGCCCAGTTGCTGGACAGCCGCGATTCCGCATTGCAGACCCTGTCGGAAAATCTGAACGTCACCGTCAGCTTCGGCGCGCATGACAGCGCGCAGATCAGCTTTGGCGGGCAGACCTTGGTCAGCGGCAACAGCGCGACGAACCTGTCGATGGCGGCCAATGACGACGGCACCTTGTCGCTGAGCCTGGCGGACGGCACGGCGCTGGCCGCGCCTGCCAACGGCACGCTGGGCGGGCTGTTTTCCGCGGCGGGCACCGTGGCCGATCAGCGCAGCAGCCTGGACACGCTGGCTGCGCAGTTCGTGACCGACGTCAACGCCTGGCACGCGCAGGGCCAGACGGACGCGGGCGCGCAGGGCGGCGCCCTGTTGGCCGGTACGACGGCGGCGACCATGTCCGCGCTGGTGACCGATCCGGCCCAGCTCGCGCTCAAATCATCCGACGGCACGATCGCCAACGGCAATCTGCTCAACGTCAATTCCGTGCTGCGCGGCAATGGCAGCGTGGAGCAGAATTGGACGGCGCTGGTCGCGTCCCAAGCCACGCGGGTCGCATCGACCCAGGCGGAATATGACACCGCCAGCAGCCGCAACGACCAGGCGGTCGCGGCGCGCGAAGCCGTGAGCGGTGTCGACCTGGACATGGAAGCGGCGG